The following are encoded together in the Rhizobium sp. SSA_523 genome:
- a CDS encoding FadR/GntR family transcriptional regulator: MRPSSGAARKALPDIVFERIHRAIKSGAYGSDERLPTEHELAAEFEVSRPVIREALRRLREQGLIYSRRGAGSFVRSLGMKEPLGFGQLENVADLLNCYEFRLTLEPAAAAAAALRHSAEDLASLRQALELLRDATNRQSHREDADYQFHLAIARAAQNNYFSTAMEALKDHIAVGMRFHGASVKREASGLSRVFGEHEAIAKAIAARDAEAARQLMLDHLTGSRDRLFQSSPRRA; the protein is encoded by the coding sequence ATGAGGCCAAGCAGCGGAGCGGCACGCAAGGCGCTGCCGGACATCGTCTTTGAACGAATACACCGGGCGATCAAATCCGGCGCCTACGGCTCGGACGAGCGCTTGCCGACCGAGCATGAATTGGCGGCGGAGTTCGAAGTCTCGCGGCCGGTCATTCGCGAGGCACTGCGGCGATTGCGAGAGCAGGGCCTGATTTACTCCAGGCGCGGCGCCGGCAGCTTCGTCCGGTCGCTGGGCATGAAGGAGCCGCTGGGCTTCGGCCAGCTGGAAAATGTCGCCGACCTGTTGAACTGCTATGAATTCCGGCTGACGCTGGAGCCGGCCGCAGCGGCTGCCGCAGCACTGCGGCATTCAGCGGAAGACCTTGCAAGCCTGCGCCAGGCGCTGGAACTGCTGCGCGATGCCACGAACCGCCAGTCACATCGCGAGGATGCCGATTACCAGTTTCATCTCGCGATCGCGCGCGCGGCGCAGAACAATTATTTTTCGACCGCCATGGAGGCGTTGAAGGATCATATTGCCGTCGGCATGCGGTTTCATGGCGCCTCTGTCAAGCGGGAGGCGTCGGGCCTGTCGCGGGTCTTCGGGGAGCATGAGGCCATTGCCAAGGCGATAGCGGCGCGCGATGCCGAGGCTGCCCGCCAGCTGATGCTGGACCACCTGACGGGTTCGCGCGACCGGCTGTTCCAATCCTCGCCGCGCCGAGCGTAA
- a CDS encoding four-carbon acid sugar kinase family protein produces MLAIIADDLTGALDSAAPFAARGCKTVVVLAENGLTEALQEAPEVLSVDLSCREATAQEARRRAAATLAALPAGTTLFLKIDSRLKGHIAELLEVFSFHAALAAPAIPEFGRIVRDGHVAGFGVDTPIEVAAKLGALVERCTIPDTVTTSDMLEAARQAQARGVDLFIGARGLAEALAQIETSTVHPVMAQIPAGPAVFAIGSRDPITLAQIDMLKQHAALDLRPAPNGAVSDRAPVRGPLTLVQATEGVEVNSPEAVAKALADGIVPALTETAATLLLCGGATAEAVLDRMKITHFRLVGECLPGLGLAQLGTQWLIAKSGGFGEPDTLRRVADAVLANSAGGATPSGKPGIRITAIGKTK; encoded by the coding sequence TTGCTTGCGATCATCGCCGATGATTTGACCGGAGCGCTCGATTCGGCGGCACCCTTTGCGGCGCGCGGCTGCAAGACTGTGGTCGTTCTGGCCGAAAACGGTTTGACGGAAGCCTTGCAGGAAGCGCCGGAGGTATTGTCGGTCGACCTGTCCTGCCGGGAAGCAACGGCACAGGAGGCGCGGCGAAGGGCCGCTGCAACCTTGGCGGCGCTGCCGGCCGGCACGACGCTCTTCCTGAAGATCGATTCGCGGCTGAAAGGCCATATTGCGGAACTTCTCGAGGTCTTCTCCTTCCATGCGGCGCTGGCGGCGCCGGCCATACCGGAATTCGGCCGCATCGTTCGGGATGGGCATGTGGCGGGCTTCGGGGTCGACACTCCGATCGAAGTCGCCGCAAAGCTTGGCGCCTTAGTGGAAAGATGCACGATCCCCGACACGGTGACGACCTCCGACATGCTGGAAGCCGCCCGCCAGGCGCAGGCGAGAGGTGTTGATCTCTTCATCGGTGCGCGCGGTTTGGCCGAAGCGCTCGCACAGATCGAAACGTCTACGGTGCATCCCGTGATGGCGCAGATTCCCGCAGGCCCGGCCGTCTTCGCGATCGGTTCGCGCGATCCGATCACTCTTGCGCAAATCGACATGCTGAAACAGCATGCGGCTCTCGATCTGCGACCGGCGCCGAATGGCGCAGTGTCGGACCGGGCGCCCGTGCGGGGGCCGCTCACCCTCGTGCAGGCGACGGAGGGCGTAGAGGTCAATTCACCGGAGGCGGTTGCAAAGGCTTTGGCGGACGGCATTGTGCCGGCGCTCACTGAGACGGCCGCTACCTTGCTTTTATGCGGCGGAGCGACGGCGGAGGCCGTTCTTGATCGCATGAAAATCACGCATTTCCGCCTGGTGGGAGAATGTCTGCCGGGGCTGGGCCTTGCGCAATTGGGCACGCAGTGGCTCATTGCGAAATCCGGCGGATTCGGTGAGCCGGACACGCTGCGCCGTGTCGCCGATGCGGTTCTGGCGAACTCGGCCGGCGGAGCGACCCCAAGCGGCAAACCCGGCATTCGAATAACGGCGATCGGAAAGACGAAATGA